The Leptospira selangorensis sequence ATCTATTCGCTACTCCTTTGGTGGATCCTAGTATCTCACAATCAGAGAAAAATGATCTAGGTTGGGAAATTTATCCGGAAGGTATTCACAAAGTTTGCCATCGAGCTTGGGACAAATACAAACTTCCTATCTATATTACAGAGAATGGAATCCCGGATGAGAAAGATGAGAAGAGAGAAAAATATATCGTAGACCATCTCTATCAGATTAAACTTCTCTTGGATGAAGGTGTCAAAGTGGAACGTTATTATCATTGGTCCTTTTTAGATAATTTAGAATGGAATGATGGTTATGGTCCTCGTTTTGGTTTGGTAGAAGTGGATTATACTACTATGAAAAGAAAACCTAGAATGAGCGCACTTCGTTACGCAGAGATTTGTAGGACTAAGAGGATCGAAAATAGATCTATCTGAATAATCTCATTTGCCAGTTGAGATCGATTGGAGATAATTTTTCATCATGTTGAGAAAGTGACCGGATAATTTCCGGTCACCTGATCCTTTTAAGAAGCCATAGACTCCTTCATGAAACATTACGATAAAGGAAGCAGCTTCCTGGGTATTGATATTTTCTAGGATCAGTCCGTTCTCTTTTGCTCGTACCAATTCTTTTTCTAATTCTTGGATCCAAAGCTGAAGAGCGGATTTTAATCGAGTATGGAATCCTTTATCCACAGGAGACATCTCCTGCATAAAATTATTCAAAGGGCATCCATAACGAATTAGATCCGGCTTAATATCGCAGATATGTTTTTGCATCAGATCCAGGATCCCTTGCAAAGGATCCTCGTAATCCTGGAGAGGGCGGATCCAGCGGTCTATAATCAGAGGCCGGATAACTTCCTCCACCACCGCGTAACCTAAAATGAACTTGGTAGGAAATTGATGGTAAAACGCTCCTTTACTCAAATCAGTTCCCTTTACTATATCATCCATGCTTGTGGCCTGAAAGCCTGATTGGAAAAACTTCTGAAAGGCAGTGTATAGGATTTTCTCTCTGGTTTTTTCCAGATCTCGGGTTTTTGGTAACTGTTTTACTGCCTTCTTCATTTATTTCGGAACTTAATCTCTCCTACTAATTAAGTTATTTTCCCGAATTCCGCAACAAAAAAGGATGCGGGAAAATATTTTTCTTGTAACATACTAATTAGTATGTTAATGAGATCCATCCGTTTGCAAAATATTATGCAGCGGAAAAATCTATTGGATAATAGTATGATACCGATCAATTTAACTTCAGTTTTGTTGGCTACTCTTGCCGCTATGGTTTTAGGCTTTCTTTTGCATGGACCCATTCTTGGCAAAGTTTGGATGAGGCTCGCGAATATTGTGCCCACAGGAAATGAAAAGTTTTCAGATATGCTTCCGAATTTATTTTGGAACTTAGTCGCAAACTTTGTGACCGCTTATGTGATAGCCGTCATTTATCTGTTCGCTATGCCTTCTCCTTATCTGGCGGGTGAGGGTATTTGGAGAGGAGTAATTTGTGCACTTTGGCTATGGATCGGTTTTGTAGTAACCTCCACTTCGATGGAAGTGATTTGGATGGGAAGAAAACTTGGCCTTTGGTTATTCGAATGCGGCTGTTCTTTTCTGGTTATGTCGGTCATGGGTGCGATCATCGCAAGTTATTGAAATAAAAGCCGGCTGGCTCTAACCGGACTTTCGTTCTACGAGTAGTAGCGCCATTGTAATGAGGCTACTACTGAATATAAGAAAAGTTTATTTCTTTTTAGGTCGGTAAGGTTCTTTTAAAGACTTGGTTGCCGCTCTTCTTTGGATTCGAAGTAAAGCAGAGAGATTCTTTCTTTGACGTACGCGCACCTTGGCGAACGAATGGATTTTTGCTTACGGTCTTCTCTTATGTCAGTACCATTCTTAAATCCAGGAATATTCGCACATATTGATGCGGGTAAGACCACACTCTTAGAAAGGATCTTATTCGAGACCGGCAAAATTTCTGCGCCGGGCAGAATTGAAGAAGGTACCACAGAGTCCGATTATCTTCCGGAAGAGATAGAAAGAGGAATTTCTATCCAATCTACTGTGGCTCGGATTCCTTATCCTGATACGAAAAAGCCTCGGGTCATTCTCCAATTCGTGGATAATCCTGGACATCTTGACTTTCAGTCCCAAGCAAACGCTTCTTTGCTCGTTTCCGACTTCGGCTTGGTTCTTATAGATTCATTCGAAGGATTAAAATCCCAGACCTTCCAGAACGTCGAAGCACTTAGAAAGTCAGGAAAACCAATATTATTTTTTCTAAATAAACTAGATCGTCCTGGTGCGGACATTCTTTCTCCACTCGTTGATCTAGAAGTCGCCTTAGGAAAAGAACCGATCCTTTTATTCAAAGAAGACGGAAGTATTCCCGTTTTAAAGGGAGAAGGTCAGGAGTCGGAGTTCCTACCGCTCATAGAATGGGACCACGGACTTTCGGAAGAATATCTGAAAGATCATAAACTTCTTCCTAAACTTGCTCTCAAAGGTTTGGTACAAGGGTTCTGGGAAGGAAAAATTTTTCCAGTGCTCGGAGGTTCTGCACTCCAAGGACTCGGCGTAAAGGAATTACTCTCCCTATTAGAGATCCTCGCCCAAGGAAAGCCTTCTTCTCCTTCTTCCAAAGAGCAAACAGGTGTTGCTTTCAAAAGAGAGATCCATCCTGAACTTGGAAAACTTCTTCATTTCCAAACTTTGGCATCCATTAAGGTCGGAGACTTCTTCTTACATGGCGAAACAAGACATAAGATAGAGAATTTATACCAAATTTCCGCAAGAGATTATGAGGAAGTTTCCGCGGGCTATGCAGGAGAACTTCTCGCAACTACTTCTCTTTTGGATTGGATCCCTGGAGAAATCCTTTCGAGACATAATATAGAAAACAAAACTCTACTCTCTCCGATTAGAAAACAATTTCAGATCTTGATAGAACCTGAAAAAGAAGAAGATCGACAGGAACTTTGGGATCGTTTGCAAGATCTGGCCTGGTTGGATGAAGCGGTAAGTGTAGATATTCTTTCTGAAACGGGGCAATTTCGTTTATCAGGCACCGGTGAGTTACATTTGGAGATCTCTCTTTCGCGTTTAAAGGAGTCTTTTTCGAAAAGCTTTCAAACAAGTGGAATCAAGGTTGCAAGATTTGCTCTATGGAAAAATTTGGTTCAAAAGGTCGCATTTCAGCATACCGCGTTCGATCAAAAGATCTCGAGCGGTCAGGTGCTCGCGTCCTTGGAAAGTTCTCACAACTTTTCTAAGGGAGTGCGGTTTAATGTTCAGCTAGCTGATCCAATCAAAGAGGCGATTACATCCGCGTTTACGGAAGTCACCGCCCGGGGAATAGATGGAGAAGAAGTTCTCGGTCTACAAATGATTGTCGAGGGTTACGAGTCTCCAAGTGAGACAAAGTCTTTCGATCTTTCTTCCCTGATCAAAGTAGCTGTCATCAAAGGTTTAAAGGACATAATTCCGAATCATTCGGTTTTCATTGGTCCCCTTTCCGAGTTAGAGATTCTTACACCGAATCAATATCTCGGAGATATATTGGCCAGTTTGGCTAAGAGGGACGCGAAGATTCGTAAGGTCACTGAGTTGACCGAAGGGCGTCATTTGATCCAGGCAAGCGCTTCTACGCAAAACTTGCTTGGCTTTAGCGGTGTCCTTAGAAATATGGCACAGGGAAGGGGCGT is a genomic window containing:
- a CDS encoding TetR/AcrR family transcriptional regulator — its product is MKKAVKQLPKTRDLEKTREKILYTAFQKFFQSGFQATSMDDIVKGTDLSKGAFYHQFPTKFILGYAVVEEVIRPLIIDRWIRPLQDYEDPLQGILDLMQKHICDIKPDLIRYGCPLNNFMQEMSPVDKGFHTRLKSALQLWIQELEKELVRAKENGLILENINTQEAASFIVMFHEGVYGFLKGSGDRKLSGHFLNMMKNYLQSISTGK
- a CDS encoding DUF1761 domain-containing protein, whose protein sequence is MIPINLTSVLLATLAAMVLGFLLHGPILGKVWMRLANIVPTGNEKFSDMLPNLFWNLVANFVTAYVIAVIYLFAMPSPYLAGEGIWRGVICALWLWIGFVVTSTSMEVIWMGRKLGLWLFECGCSFLVMSVMGAIIASY
- a CDS encoding elongation factor G-like protein, with the translated sequence MSVPFLNPGIFAHIDAGKTTLLERILFETGKISAPGRIEEGTTESDYLPEEIERGISIQSTVARIPYPDTKKPRVILQFVDNPGHLDFQSQANASLLVSDFGLVLIDSFEGLKSQTFQNVEALRKSGKPILFFLNKLDRPGADILSPLVDLEVALGKEPILLFKEDGSIPVLKGEGQESEFLPLIEWDHGLSEEYLKDHKLLPKLALKGLVQGFWEGKIFPVLGGSALQGLGVKELLSLLEILAQGKPSSPSSKEQTGVAFKREIHPELGKLLHFQTLASIKVGDFFLHGETRHKIENLYQISARDYEEVSAGYAGELLATTSLLDWIPGEILSRHNIENKTLLSPIRKQFQILIEPEKEEDRQELWDRLQDLAWLDEAVSVDILSETGQFRLSGTGELHLEISLSRLKESFSKSFQTSGIKVARFALWKNLVQKVAFQHTAFDQKISSGQVLASLESSHNFSKGVRFNVQLADPIKEAITSAFTEVTARGIDGEEVLGLQMIVEGYESPSETKSFDLSSLIKVAVIKGLKDIIPNHSVFIGPLSELEILTPNQYLGDILASLAKRDAKIRKVTELTEGRHLIQASASTQNLLGFSGVLRNMAQGRGVLSLDTLFDFDNHSVLF